From one Bacteroidota bacterium genomic stretch:
- the nadA gene encoding quinolinate synthase NadA, which translates to MSTTIDLPVVGQTVEEFLSSESTSAEVVARIHELKTTLREKVIVLGHHYQRDDIIQFADKTGDSFELARYASSLKEREYIIFCGVHFMAETADVLSGISQKVLLPDLKAGCSMSDMARAEQVFDSWEALGELTDTKKICPITYMNSSAAIKAFCGEHGGAVSTSSNNKLVFEWAFRQGFEKIIFFPDQHLGRNTAYFQMGIPLDEIVLFDQTQGPLGGLTKKQIDKAKVILWRGHCSVHQHFQPSHPDIMRALYPGIQVIVHPECMFEVVQKADLVGSTSYICKTIEAAKPGSSFAVGTEHHLVNRLKHENPDKFVTTLAPYACECATMYRISPEALLNILEHIDRGEIVNRIVVGESDAHWARIALQRMLDITSSGA; encoded by the coding sequence ATGTCTACCACTATAGACTTACCGGTCGTCGGTCAAACGGTTGAAGAATTTCTCTCGAGCGAATCGACATCGGCAGAAGTCGTTGCACGCATTCACGAGTTGAAGACAACGCTGCGCGAGAAGGTGATCGTCCTCGGGCATCACTACCAACGCGACGATATTATTCAATTCGCCGACAAGACGGGCGACTCCTTCGAGCTAGCGCGGTATGCTTCGTCGCTGAAAGAACGCGAATATATCATCTTCTGCGGGGTGCACTTCATGGCCGAGACCGCTGATGTTCTTTCCGGGATCAGCCAGAAAGTATTGTTGCCCGACCTCAAGGCCGGCTGCTCGATGAGCGACATGGCTCGAGCAGAGCAAGTGTTCGATTCGTGGGAAGCGCTTGGCGAACTCACCGATACCAAGAAAATCTGTCCGATCACCTATATGAACTCGAGTGCCGCAATCAAAGCATTTTGCGGCGAGCATGGCGGCGCAGTCTCGACAAGTTCGAATAACAAGCTCGTCTTCGAATGGGCATTCCGCCAAGGCTTCGAGAAGATCATCTTCTTCCCCGATCAGCACCTTGGCCGCAACACGGCGTATTTCCAGATGGGTATTCCTCTCGACGAAATCGTGCTCTTCGATCAGACACAAGGCCCGCTTGGCGGACTGACGAAGAAACAGATCGACAAGGCGAAAGTGATTCTCTGGCGCGGGCATTGTTCCGTGCATCAGCACTTTCAACCGTCGCATCCCGATATCATGCGTGCACTCTATCCCGGCATTCAAGTCATCGTACATCCGGAGTGCATGTTCGAGGTTGTTCAAAAGGCGGATCTCGTCGGTTCGACGTCCTACATCTGCAAGACGATCGAGGCAGCAAAGCCGGGCTCTTCGTTTGCCGTTGGGACGGAACATCATCTCGTCAACCGACTCAAACATGAGAATCCTGACAAATTTGTCACCACGCTCGCACCCTATGCGTGCGAATGCGCAACGATGTACCGTATCTCGCCGGAAGCGTTGTTGAACATACTCGAACATATTGACCGCGGCGAGATCGTCAACAGAATCGTTGTCGGAGAAAGTGACGCACACTGGGCCCGTATTGCGTTGCAACGGATGCTTGACATTACTTCCTCGGGGGCATGA
- a CDS encoding SDR family oxidoreductase, whose protein sequence is MKRDHTAPTWSSKRVLITGGVRRMGLHIAYACSERGAILGLNYAHASKKEAEAAQAECLKRGAKQVFLIKGDIIEDGAAIVGRFIKLAGGIDVLVNNAGVFPPQTPLHDLTLHQFQSTLDLNLIAPFVLAKAAAAHLPQGGAIVNIASLGAFEIWKSRIDYHVSKAGLVTLTKALARELGPQGITVNAIAPGAIAADPEQASIIGTAEEKIPMGHYGTPDDVAKAAVFFAYDAPYITGQVLIVDGGRSVFR, encoded by the coding sequence ATGAAACGGGACCACACTGCGCCGACATGGTCCTCGAAGCGCGTCCTCATCACCGGCGGCGTGCGACGGATGGGGCTGCATATCGCATACGCATGCAGCGAACGCGGAGCAATTCTTGGGTTGAATTATGCTCATGCGTCGAAGAAGGAGGCCGAGGCCGCACAAGCGGAGTGTTTGAAGCGAGGCGCGAAACAGGTATTCCTGATCAAGGGAGATATTATTGAAGATGGCGCAGCGATCGTCGGCCGGTTCATCAAGCTTGCCGGTGGTATCGATGTGCTGGTCAACAACGCTGGTGTCTTCCCACCGCAAACCCCGCTGCACGACCTGACCCTGCATCAATTTCAATCTACACTCGACTTGAACCTGATCGCACCGTTCGTGCTCGCGAAAGCAGCGGCAGCGCATCTGCCTCAGGGTGGAGCCATCGTCAATATTGCCTCGCTCGGAGCGTTCGAGATCTGGAAGTCGAGAATCGACTATCACGTGTCCAAAGCGGGACTTGTGACACTGACAAAGGCATTGGCCCGCGAGCTCGGACCGCAGGGGATCACCGTAAATGCGATCGCGCCGGGTGCAATCGCCGCCGACCCCGAACAAGCATCCATTATCGGGACAGCCGAAGAGAAGATCCCGATGGGTCATTACGGTACGCCGGACGATGTGGCAAAAGCCGCCGTATTCTTCGCATACGATGCCCCGTATATCACAGGCCAGGTTCTGATCGTCGATGGCGGACGCAGTGTGTTTCGTTAG
- a CDS encoding TPM domain-containing protein — MKSIRLLIFGVLCAGLGILAPQVRAQTDRTYLSTADSTEERMGTFPQRIGWVNDYEKLLTANEIAELTTIIRNHQQLTGDEIAIVTTKSFAPYHDLGGYGKDLATVWGIGKSKKDKGLMIMLSKTKGEIQFVPGDGLKGTLTDTLLNQLIDNKMIGSLQKELFGDALIAGTKEIIRILESH, encoded by the coding sequence ATGAAGAGCATTCGACTGTTGATATTCGGCGTTCTGTGCGCTGGCCTCGGTATCCTCGCGCCGCAGGTGCGCGCACAAACCGATCGCACATATCTCTCGACCGCAGATTCGACCGAGGAGCGCATGGGTACCTTCCCGCAGCGCATCGGTTGGGTCAACGATTACGAGAAGTTGCTCACCGCCAACGAAATCGCCGAACTCACAACGATCATCCGAAATCATCAGCAGCTCACCGGTGACGAGATCGCGATTGTCACAACCAAAAGCTTCGCGCCATACCACGATCTCGGCGGCTATGGAAAGGACCTTGCAACCGTCTGGGGCATCGGGAAATCGAAAAAGGACAAAGGGCTGATGATCATGCTCAGTAAAACAAAGGGTGAAATTCAGTTCGTCCCGGGAGACGGGTTGAAAGGCACATTGACCGACACCCTTTTGAACCAACTCATCGACAATAAAATGATTGGATCACTGCAAAAAGAGCTCTTCGGAGATGCATTGATCGCTGGTACGAAAGAGATTATCCGGATTCTCGAATCACACTAA
- the sucC gene encoding ADP-forming succinate--CoA ligase subunit beta: MKIHEYQAKEILKKYGVPVPEGYVAYSVEEAMEAAAKLPTQVAVVKAQIHAGGRGKGGGVKVAKNRDEVRQYASQILGMTLVTHQTGPEGKLVKRLLVEQGMNIQKEFYAGIVLDRATGQNTIMVSTEGGMEIEKVAEETPEKIVKVSVNPAVGLREFQARDLAFALGLSGEAFKQCVKFLKALYRAYEETDASLFEINPLVLTAEQQMFALDAKVNFDDNALYRHPDYAALRDLDEEDPLEIEASKSNLNYIKLDGNVGCMVNGAGLAMATMDIIKLAGGDPANFLDVGGGANAETVANGFRIILSDPNVKAILINIFGGIVRCDRVANGVVEASNRVKPHVPIVVRLEGTNAIEAGKILEDSGLNFLVAHGLKDAAAKVTQALAA; encoded by the coding sequence ATGAAAATTCACGAGTATCAAGCCAAAGAAATTCTCAAGAAATACGGCGTCCCGGTTCCGGAAGGGTATGTCGCCTATAGCGTTGAAGAAGCAATGGAAGCGGCGGCAAAGCTCCCGACCCAGGTAGCGGTTGTCAAGGCCCAAATTCACGCCGGTGGACGTGGCAAGGGCGGCGGCGTCAAGGTCGCAAAGAATCGCGACGAGGTTCGTCAGTACGCCTCGCAAATCCTCGGCATGACGCTCGTCACGCACCAAACCGGCCCGGAGGGCAAGCTCGTGAAGCGACTGCTCGTCGAGCAGGGCATGAACATCCAGAAGGAGTTCTATGCCGGCATCGTGCTCGATCGCGCAACCGGTCAGAACACGATCATGGTCTCCACCGAAGGCGGTATGGAGATCGAAAAAGTCGCCGAGGAGACTCCGGAGAAGATCGTAAAAGTGAGCGTGAACCCGGCGGTCGGCCTGCGCGAATTCCAAGCCCGCGACCTGGCATTTGCCCTGGGACTCAGCGGCGAAGCATTTAAGCAATGCGTCAAGTTCTTGAAGGCGCTCTATCGTGCATACGAAGAGACCGATGCATCGCTGTTCGAGATCAACCCGCTCGTGCTCACGGCCGAGCAACAGATGTTCGCACTCGATGCCAAAGTCAACTTTGATGACAATGCACTCTATCGTCATCCTGACTACGCCGCTCTGCGCGACCTCGACGAAGAGGATCCGCTCGAGATCGAAGCGTCGAAATCGAACCTCAACTACATCAAGCTTGACGGTAACGTCGGCTGTATGGTCAACGGAGCAGGCCTCGCGATGGCAACGATGGACATTATCAAACTCGCAGGCGGCGACCCGGCGAACTTCCTCGATGTCGGCGGCGGCGCCAATGCCGAGACGGTTGCCAACGGCTTCCGTATCATCCTGAGCGACCCGAACGTGAAGGCAATTTTGATCAATATCTTCGGTGGTATCGTCCGTTGCGACCGCGTTGCGAACGGCGTCGTCGAGGCCTCGAACCGTGTGAAACCGCACGTGCCGATCGTCGTTCGTCTCGAAGGGACCAATGCCATCGAAGCCGGCAAGATCCTCGAGGACAGCGGGCTGAATTTCCTCGTCGCACACGGCCTTAAAGATGCGGCCGCGAAGGTGACACAGGCGCTCGCTGCATAA
- the tig gene encoding trigger factor, whose amino-acid sequence METTIHKRSQVLRELEIFVGEDELNAAFDSAYAAIRPRMTLPGFRAGKAPISLIKKMHGDAVEGDALEKLAQEKFKEIVEEQKLEPIGTPVMTDLHRHSGEGAHFKISYEVRPEITLASYEGTDVEQPIYTVTDKDVEERVHYLRFNYSEKTPATKIEDAESIVNLHFTDNTNPDGPKNEHTAVYLQDPQIVPELRDALIGKSLGDTFEIELPQTIGGETKKSPVSITVEGVEKVTLPTVDEDFCKKISRDKATNEDEVRKLVRDELEANVQRRSQEALESNMVASLLGKHDFQVPRTYTYAIIDSMMKEAREENVRRGYPENYGIDEEEFRKTAWNNAETRAKWLLLREKLVEAMGLEATEEDIKALAAKDAEQYGIPPENLEKYYLSNEEVKERVRSEKLVEHLRTQFVINQKPVDTAA is encoded by the coding sequence GTGGAAACAACAATTCATAAGCGCTCACAAGTGCTTCGCGAGCTCGAGATCTTCGTCGGCGAAGATGAACTCAATGCTGCATTCGACTCAGCGTATGCCGCCATACGGCCCCGGATGACGCTTCCGGGCTTCCGTGCGGGGAAAGCCCCGATCTCTTTGATCAAAAAGATGCATGGCGATGCCGTCGAGGGCGATGCTCTCGAAAAGCTGGCACAGGAAAAATTCAAAGAGATCGTCGAAGAACAGAAGCTCGAGCCGATCGGTACACCCGTGATGACCGATCTTCACCGCCACAGCGGAGAAGGCGCGCACTTCAAGATCAGCTACGAAGTTCGCCCCGAGATCACGCTCGCCAGTTACGAAGGCACCGACGTCGAGCAGCCGATCTACACGGTCACCGACAAGGATGTCGAAGAGCGCGTCCACTACCTGCGATTCAATTACTCGGAGAAGACCCCTGCAACGAAGATCGAGGATGCGGAGTCGATCGTGAACCTGCACTTCACCGATAACACCAACCCCGACGGACCGAAGAACGAACACACGGCTGTGTATCTGCAGGATCCGCAGATCGTGCCGGAGCTTCGCGATGCACTGATTGGCAAGTCGCTCGGCGATACATTCGAGATCGAACTGCCGCAGACGATCGGCGGCGAGACGAAAAAGTCTCCTGTTTCGATCACCGTCGAAGGCGTCGAGAAGGTGACGCTCCCGACAGTCGACGAAGACTTCTGCAAGAAGATCAGCCGTGACAAGGCAACCAACGAGGATGAGGTCCGCAAGCTCGTCCGCGATGAGCTCGAAGCGAACGTGCAGCGCCGCTCGCAAGAAGCGTTGGAATCGAACATGGTTGCGTCGCTTCTTGGGAAACACGATTTTCAGGTGCCGCGCACGTACACCTATGCCATCATCGATTCGATGATGAAAGAGGCTCGTGAAGAGAACGTGCGACGAGGCTACCCGGAAAACTACGGCATCGACGAGGAGGAATTCCGCAAGACAGCCTGGAACAACGCAGAGACGCGTGCAAAGTGGCTCTTGTTGCGTGAAAAGCTTGTCGAGGCGATGGGACTCGAAGCAACCGAGGAAGATATCAAAGCGCTCGCAGCGAAGGATGCCGAACAGTACGGCATTCCGCCGGAAAATCTGGAGAAGTATTACCTCTCGAACGAGGAGGTCAAAGAACGCGTACGGAGCGAGAAGCTCGTCGAGCACCTGCGGACGCAGTTCGTGATTAATCAGAAGCCAGTCGACACGGCGGCATAA
- a CDS encoding choice-of-anchor D domain-containing protein — translation MVKRLIIITAILFIAAGSLSAQSFTVFGLDASAFPTMKAKFYAFDASGQQQSPSSSDLTVTENGTLRQGVLIDCPSHQPIPRVSLAMSLDVSGSMGYSNFVERPVDLGKSTMETLVPMIDDPASEFALQTCNDHALIIQDFTTNRAKILTEISTLDAGGGNDFVEHLLNPRTGILNIAKSGKYKRVAVLYTDAWWDALSDVELQQCIDTCTKYSIEFFAIIYSRPEAEPDGIKSSLRALATATGGQLFDGIDSKQAALDVATSVDQSAQGASPCLIQWESKPECSAGMTTVAFNWRGQSVQIDYQLPSSDVAELMCSPSLVSILPTQVNVPSSTTMTVRADHASFTVTGITSSNPRFDINPKSFVLADGESKTLTITYTPQDSDYSWSEFDLHTDFCDATCSASASFSGYHSTTRTLALLKPNGGEVFEAGIDTPIVWRGIDTSMTVSLALSTDAGATWSAITNATTGGQYAWHVPNTTSNRCLVRVAQNSPGASDGWVIGAGGTGIVDPAATIADSSGNIYVVGSFQGSIDFGGTSLTSQNSGSADGFIAKYRPDGYLTWVKGIGGSYIDEVHSITIDHAGYLCVAGIFSGVVDFGGVSLTGQGGRSAFVATYDPNGSLVWVKDAVDAISNSDVEANGVAVDAADNVYITGLYTDVTDFGGIKLSSAGQEDMFVAKYSSKGTLLWVKGAGGIEKDFGKKIAVDNAGNCYVTGSFSWHCDFGITTLYADLSVRDAWDLFIAKYHSDGSIEWVKRAGGPDMDIGEDIGLDNSGNAYITGYTYGPSSFDSFNLIGKSFNVFLAKYAPDGTVKWVGSSTSGGGEAADVVVTPSGAAYVTGSLISDLVFGGTTLKRTGLDDAFVVKFASDGSPEWAKKAGGAGDADGSALCVDPHGQLYVAGLFFGRAGFDSDTLTSVGQNGNMFIWKMGTQGGVQADTSDAVFSIVQPQPASQDVDMGTVIVPQSRDSVVQTFIRNVGSYPVRVDSMAIVGASASQFVIASGLPPFVVPAGGAQRVEFHFAPTSVGTKTARILIFTQSGTLTQTITGTGIQPTVSSVGTVIDFGQLKVGDYKDTTIAVAIRNVGSTSIDFTGISQLGPDLKQFSVVSGGPPFTLASGASQTVTLRFTPKYIGRASGRIGFEYSGVGSPAVLTTFGQGLGGRVRIPDDSGYPGDHRVVPMILENVPVSSLQSVATNFQARVLYDASVLFPTSGTVKHGTRFDTLDITGSIGADSVLARIPFVAMLGESSQSPMSVVNFAWLDDSGQPADYDVESESGTFDVLGLCTSGGTRLFDPNGVVQIARVSPNPSEKISQIDIQTIENGRTVLRITDLLGSPVTTIFDGELKPGTHTFQINTAGLSAGSYYLTLTTPTVQRLQRIDIVK, via the coding sequence ATGGTTAAGAGGCTGATCATTATAACCGCGATTCTCTTCATTGCGGCCGGTTCGCTTTCTGCACAGAGCTTTACGGTCTTCGGACTGGATGCGTCTGCATTTCCAACAATGAAGGCGAAATTCTACGCCTTCGATGCAAGCGGCCAGCAGCAGTCACCATCTTCGTCAGATCTTACAGTGACCGAGAACGGCACGCTGCGCCAAGGAGTCTTGATCGACTGCCCATCACATCAACCGATCCCGCGTGTCTCGCTTGCGATGAGTCTCGATGTTTCCGGGTCGATGGGATATAGTAATTTCGTGGAGCGCCCGGTCGATCTTGGGAAGAGCACGATGGAAACTCTCGTGCCGATGATTGACGACCCGGCTTCGGAGTTTGCCCTGCAAACGTGCAACGATCACGCGCTGATTATTCAGGACTTTACCACGAATCGCGCGAAGATCCTCACGGAGATCAGTACGCTGGATGCTGGCGGAGGTAACGATTTTGTCGAACATCTGCTCAATCCGCGGACTGGAATCCTCAATATCGCAAAATCGGGGAAGTACAAGCGCGTCGCCGTTCTCTATACCGATGCATGGTGGGATGCGTTGTCGGACGTAGAGCTACAGCAATGCATCGATACATGCACTAAGTATTCCATAGAATTCTTCGCGATCATTTACAGCCGTCCAGAGGCGGAGCCGGACGGGATCAAGTCTTCGCTTCGGGCATTAGCGACGGCGACGGGTGGACAATTATTCGACGGGATCGATAGCAAGCAAGCCGCATTAGATGTTGCCACTTCGGTCGATCAATCGGCACAAGGTGCTTCTCCTTGTTTAATCCAATGGGAAAGTAAGCCCGAGTGTTCTGCGGGTATGACAACCGTTGCCTTCAATTGGCGAGGGCAGTCAGTGCAAATCGACTATCAACTTCCTTCCAGTGATGTTGCTGAACTAATGTGTTCCCCCTCGCTGGTCTCGATCTTGCCAACACAAGTCAATGTGCCTTCGAGTACGACAATGACCGTTCGGGCGGATCATGCATCATTCACCGTTACCGGTATTACGAGTTCGAACCCACGATTCGATATTAATCCCAAATCATTCGTGCTTGCCGATGGTGAGAGCAAAACACTCACCATCACGTACACCCCGCAGGATAGCGATTACAGTTGGTCTGAGTTTGACCTGCATACCGATTTCTGTGACGCAACCTGCAGCGCGAGTGCGAGTTTCTCAGGATATCACTCCACTACACGAACGCTGGCGCTCCTGAAGCCAAACGGAGGGGAAGTCTTTGAGGCAGGCATTGATACGCCGATCGTCTGGCGCGGTATTGATACCAGTATGACGGTCAGTCTCGCATTGAGTACCGACGCCGGTGCCACGTGGTCTGCAATCACGAATGCGACGACCGGAGGACAGTATGCGTGGCATGTGCCCAACACAACCAGCAACCGTTGCTTGGTGAGGGTTGCGCAGAACAGTCCTGGCGCTTCGGATGGTTGGGTGATCGGTGCTGGCGGGACCGGGATAGTGGACCCAGCCGCCACTATTGCAGATTCATCCGGGAATATCTATGTGGTAGGGAGCTTTCAAGGCAGCATCGATTTTGGAGGGACTTCGTTGACCTCGCAGAATTCCGGATCCGCCGACGGCTTTATTGCGAAGTATCGACCGGACGGGTATCTGACGTGGGTGAAGGGCATCGGAGGGTCATACATCGATGAGGTGCATTCGATCACGATTGATCATGCCGGCTATCTTTGCGTCGCGGGAATATTTTCAGGTGTGGTCGACTTTGGAGGAGTCAGCCTAACCGGGCAGGGTGGAAGGAGCGCCTTTGTCGCGACTTATGATCCGAACGGAAGCCTTGTCTGGGTCAAGGATGCAGTTGACGCCATATCGAATAGCGACGTTGAGGCCAATGGTGTCGCTGTCGATGCCGCCGATAATGTGTACATAACCGGATTGTATACCGATGTTACCGACTTCGGAGGAATCAAGCTGTCATCGGCGGGTCAGGAGGACATGTTCGTCGCGAAATACAGTTCCAAAGGTACCCTCCTGTGGGTAAAAGGTGCCGGTGGCATCGAGAAGGACTTTGGCAAAAAAATCGCGGTCGATAACGCAGGTAACTGTTATGTCACGGGCAGCTTTTCTTGGCATTGTGATTTCGGCATCACCACCTTGTATGCAGATCTTTCCGTACGGGACGCATGGGACCTCTTCATCGCGAAGTATCATTCCGATGGAAGTATCGAATGGGTAAAGCGTGCAGGGGGTCCCGATATGGACATCGGCGAAGATATTGGGCTCGACAATTCCGGCAATGCATACATCACCGGCTACACCTACGGGCCTAGCAGCTTTGATAGCTTCAACCTTATAGGGAAAAGCTTTAATGTTTTTCTTGCCAAGTATGCGCCGGATGGGACAGTCAAGTGGGTTGGCAGCAGTACAAGCGGAGGTGGGGAAGCGGCCGATGTTGTTGTTACTCCTTCGGGGGCGGCGTACGTGACGGGGAGTCTCATTTCTGATCTGGTTTTCGGTGGCACAACATTGAAACGAACAGGGTTAGACGATGCCTTCGTGGTAAAATTTGCGTCCGATGGATCTCCTGAATGGGCCAAGAAAGCCGGTGGAGCGGGAGACGCCGATGGTTCAGCACTCTGTGTGGATCCTCACGGGCAGCTATATGTCGCGGGTCTCTTTTTCGGCCGGGCAGGTTTTGACTCGGATACGCTCACCAGCGTCGGCCAGAACGGCAATATGTTCATCTGGAAGATGGGCACGCAAGGGGGGGTGCAAGCCGATACATCTGACGCGGTCTTCTCCATCGTGCAACCACAACCTGCTAGCCAGGATGTGGATATGGGTACTGTGATCGTTCCACAAAGCAGAGATTCCGTCGTTCAGACGTTCATTCGCAATGTGGGTTCGTATCCCGTACGTGTCGATTCGATGGCGATCGTTGGCGCCAGTGCATCGCAGTTTGTGATCGCCTCCGGGTTGCCGCCGTTTGTTGTGCCGGCGGGCGGAGCCCAGCGCGTCGAATTCCATTTTGCACCGACATCGGTGGGTACGAAGACTGCCCGTATCCTAATCTTTACGCAGTCCGGTACGCTCACGCAAACGATCACGGGCACCGGCATTCAACCGACGGTTTCCTCCGTCGGTACGGTGATCGACTTCGGACAACTCAAAGTCGGTGACTACAAGGATACGACGATCGCTGTTGCGATACGAAACGTCGGAAGCACATCCATCGACTTCACGGGCATCTCGCAACTCGGTCCGGATCTGAAACAGTTTTCCGTAGTGTCGGGCGGTCCGCCATTCACGCTTGCGAGCGGTGCGTCGCAGACTGTCACGCTTCGGTTCACTCCAAAATATATCGGAAGAGCATCCGGCAGGATAGGCTTTGAGTATTCCGGGGTCGGCTCGCCTGCTGTACTCACGACATTCGGCCAGGGTCTCGGGGGGCGTGTTCGAATACCGGACGACTCAGGGTACCCCGGCGATCATCGTGTCGTGCCGATGATCCTCGAGAATGTCCCCGTCTCCTCGCTGCAATCGGTTGCGACAAATTTTCAGGCACGTGTCCTCTACGACGCATCCGTGCTGTTCCCGACAAGCGGTACCGTAAAGCATGGCACCCGGTTCGATACGCTCGATATCACCGGTTCGATCGGCGCGGATTCCGTACTGGCTCGCATCCCGTTCGTTGCGATGCTTGGCGAGAGTTCGCAAAGTCCGATGAGCGTCGTCAACTTCGCATGGCTCGACGACAGTGGGCAGCCGGCTGACTACGACGTAGAGTCCGAGAGTGGAACATTCGACGTGCTGGGGTTATGTACGTCAGGAGGAACACGCCTATTTGATCCGAACGGCGTCGTACAGATCGCACGCGTGAGCCCGAATCCATCGGAGAAGATCTCGCAGATTGATATTCAGACGATCGAGAACGGACGTACAGTTCTTCGCATCACTGACCTGCTCGGCAGTCCCGTTACAACGATCTTCGATGGCGAGCTCAAACCGGGCACTCACACATTCCAAATCAATACTGCCGGATTGTCAGCGGGTAGTTACTATCTCACACTAACCACACCGACCGTGCAGCGGCTGCAACGGATCGATATCGTTAAGTAA
- a CDS encoding ATP-dependent Clp protease proteolytic subunit produces the protein MVPMVVEQTSRGERAYDIFSRLLKERIVFIGTPIDDTVSSLIIAQLLFLESEDPDKDINIYINSPGGSVSAGLAIYDTMQYIKPDCATICMGMAASMASILLAGGTAGKRSALPHSRIMIHQPLGGTQGQARDIEIYTKEMLRVRNELYAIYSKHTGKPTDQIMIDCDRDNYMSPDEAKDYHLIDAVMTQNERKDTKTTS, from the coding sequence TTGGTGCCGATGGTCGTCGAGCAAACGTCGCGTGGCGAGCGAGCATATGATATCTTTTCTCGGTTGCTCAAAGAGCGCATCGTCTTCATCGGCACACCGATCGACGATACGGTCTCGAGCCTGATCATTGCGCAGTTGCTGTTCCTCGAATCCGAAGATCCGGACAAGGACATCAACATCTACATCAACTCGCCCGGCGGCTCGGTCTCGGCAGGGCTGGCGATCTACGATACGATGCAGTACATCAAGCCGGACTGCGCGACGATCTGCATGGGCATGGCGGCATCGATGGCATCGATCCTGCTCGCAGGCGGTACGGCCGGCAAGCGTTCGGCGCTCCCGCATTCGCGCATCATGATCCACCAGCCGCTCGGCGGAACGCAGGGTCAGGCACGCGACATCGAGATCTACACGAAGGAGATGCTCCGTGTCCGCAACGAACTCTATGCGATCTACTCGAAACATACCGGAAAGCCGACGGACCAGATCATGATCGACTGCGACCGTGATAACTACATGTCGCCGGACGAAGCGAAGGATTATCACCTCATCGACGCCGTCATGACGCAGAACGAGCGTAAGGATACGAAGACCACCTCGTAA
- a CDS encoding phosphatase PAP2 family protein encodes MSTTHSHASRPASLITGVVLLLTSVLSFGTAQAADSTATHRSFFATIGSDIAVVWSDVGPYFTAPLHYDGTDWRNTAIVVGGTGVLMPLDSAGRHASLTSSQSASMQDFMNLATHYGDIYAIGGACAVTYLGGLAFGSEDLRVTGRELIETLALAGVTTTVVKYALGRSRPFTGDGSYSFHPFSFNDARFSMPSGHTTVAFAISSVLAARIDHPIATVLLYGAAATTAFSRMYHDKHWLSDTFLGAAIATTTGLWVVHRDERRKNNEASHPLDQSGLEITPSLGGLSLSYHF; translated from the coding sequence TTGAGCACAACGCATTCCCACGCAAGCAGACCCGCCTCGTTGATTACCGGTGTTGTTCTGTTGTTGACCAGCGTGCTATCCTTCGGCACGGCACAGGCGGCCGATTCAACCGCGACACATCGCAGCTTCTTCGCAACGATCGGGAGCGACATCGCGGTCGTCTGGAGCGATGTAGGTCCGTACTTCACCGCACCATTGCATTACGATGGGACTGACTGGCGCAATACGGCGATCGTCGTTGGCGGGACGGGCGTGCTCATGCCCCTCGACAGCGCAGGCCGACATGCTTCGCTGACCTCCTCGCAAAGTGCGTCCATGCAGGACTTCATGAACCTTGCAACACATTATGGCGATATTTACGCCATTGGCGGTGCATGTGCAGTGACGTATCTCGGTGGGTTGGCATTCGGCTCGGAAGACCTTCGGGTGACCGGGCGGGAATTGATCGAGACGCTTGCGCTCGCCGGCGTGACTACAACAGTGGTCAAATACGCACTCGGCCGCTCGCGCCCGTTTACCGGCGATGGCTCGTACTCATTTCACCCGTTCTCGTTCAACGATGCGCGGTTCTCGATGCCGAGCGGACATACGACGGTAGCGTTCGCGATTTCCTCGGTACTTGCAGCGCGGATCGACCACCCAATTGCGACGGTGTTGCTCTATGGCGCTGCTGCTACGACGGCATTTTCACGGATGTATCATGACAAGCATTGGCTATCCGACACGTTTCTCGGCGCCGCGATTGCAACGACAACAGGATTGTGGGTTGTACATCGCGACGAGAGGCGGAAGAATAACGAAGCGAGTCATCCGCTCGACCAGTCCGGTCTCGAGATTACCCCAAGCCTTGGCGGTTTGAGCCTGAGCTATCATTTTTAA